Proteins encoded within one genomic window of uncultured Draconibacterium sp.:
- a CDS encoding L,D-transpeptidase family protein translates to MRLRYNKIAISFVFLLTLAACKTAPQKPEKVGQNILENIQWQDQPNVRQALVVFNSAPDNHQANLLAYEKTEQGWQPVFEVIPAGIGENGFAPPNEKVEGDGKSPTGIFALGRLFTYMDSADTKMSYQKTTATDKWIDDPESEDYNRYVQGGTDAKSYENLLLKSNAYKYCMVIEYNTIPVVKGKGSAIFFHLNKTGNESTAGCVAITEGNMLRVLKWLDPKSNPHIIMGNKDELLSGFSQ, encoded by the coding sequence ATGAGACTTCGATATAACAAAATAGCAATTTCATTCGTGTTTCTTCTTACGCTGGCAGCTTGTAAAACAGCTCCACAGAAACCGGAGAAAGTGGGACAAAACATTCTTGAAAATATACAATGGCAGGATCAACCAAATGTGCGTCAGGCTTTGGTGGTTTTTAATTCTGCTCCCGATAATCATCAGGCAAATTTACTTGCTTACGAGAAAACAGAGCAGGGGTGGCAACCTGTTTTCGAGGTGATACCGGCAGGTATTGGCGAAAATGGCTTTGCTCCACCAAACGAAAAAGTTGAAGGTGATGGAAAATCACCAACTGGTATTTTTGCTCTCGGAAGACTGTTTACTTACATGGATAGTGCCGATACAAAAATGTCGTATCAGAAAACCACTGCAACGGACAAGTGGATCGACGATCCTGAGTCGGAAGATTACAATCGTTACGTGCAGGGCGGAACCGATGCAAAATCATACGAAAACCTGTTGCTAAAAAGCAATGCTTACAAATATTGTATGGTAATTGAATACAATACAATTCCGGTAGTAAAAGGCAAGGGAAGTGCTATTTTCTTTCACTTGAATAAAACCGGCAATGAGTCAACAGCAGGCTGTGTAGCCATAACCGAAGGAAATATGCTTCGGGTGCTAAAATGGCTCGATCCAAAAAGCAATCCACACATAATTATGGGAAATAAGGATGAATTGCTTTCAGGATTTAGCCAATAA
- a CDS encoding aspartate kinase → MKVLKFGGTSVGSPENMRAVMDLVTDGEQKIVVLSAMSGTTNSLVEISNYLKKKNKDTARIFIGKLEQNYKQVVAELFTSDENKKKGLQVVKEAFDTIKSFTSGTFDLVGENTILAQGEIISTNLVTLLMNENGHDTKLLPALDFMKIDEDKAADLPYIRQYIKPVLETVGEADYYITQGFICRDANNDVNNLQRGGSDYTASLIGAAIDADEIQIWTDIDGFHNNDPRFVGNTTKIDQLSYNEAAELAFFGAKILHPQTVLPARVHNIPVRLKNTMNPTDQGTLITAESDGQGIKAVAAKDGITAIKIRSGRMLNAYGFLAKIFKIFADFRTPIDMISTSEVAVSLTIDDTRNLESIKEELDNFGTVIIDQDMTIVCIVGDIIQEEQGFAPKVFKALDGIPIRMISYGGSKHNISVLVPTERKKETLQALSDNLLNG, encoded by the coding sequence ATGAAAGTCTTAAAATTCGGAGGAACATCGGTTGGCTCGCCTGAGAACATGAGGGCTGTTATGGATTTGGTAACCGATGGAGAGCAAAAGATAGTTGTGTTATCAGCTATGTCGGGAACCACCAATTCTTTGGTAGAAATTTCAAATTATCTTAAAAAGAAGAATAAGGATACCGCCCGTATTTTTATTGGTAAGCTTGAACAAAACTATAAACAGGTAGTTGCTGAACTCTTTACCTCCGATGAAAATAAGAAGAAGGGATTACAGGTTGTTAAGGAAGCATTTGATACAATAAAATCTTTTACATCAGGAACTTTCGATTTGGTTGGCGAGAATACAATTCTTGCTCAGGGAGAAATTATTTCTACCAATTTAGTAACGCTGTTGATGAATGAGAACGGACACGATACCAAGTTGTTGCCTGCTCTTGATTTTATGAAAATTGATGAGGATAAAGCAGCAGATTTACCATACATTCGCCAGTACATTAAACCGGTTTTGGAAACCGTTGGCGAAGCTGATTATTATATTACTCAGGGATTTATTTGTCGCGATGCGAATAACGACGTAAATAACCTGCAACGCGGTGGAAGTGATTATACAGCTTCGTTGATTGGTGCTGCCATCGATGCTGATGAAATCCAGATATGGACGGATATTGACGGTTTCCATAATAACGATCCGCGTTTTGTGGGTAACACTACAAAAATCGATCAGCTGTCGTATAACGAAGCGGCTGAGCTGGCATTTTTCGGAGCAAAAATTCTGCATCCTCAAACTGTGTTACCGGCACGTGTTCATAACATTCCTGTTCGTTTAAAAAACACGATGAATCCGACTGACCAGGGTACCCTTATTACTGCAGAATCGGATGGACAAGGAATTAAAGCGGTAGCAGCAAAAGACGGGATTACCGCTATAAAGATTCGCTCGGGAAGGATGTTAAATGCCTATGGTTTCCTTGCAAAAATCTTTAAAATATTTGCAGATTTCCGTACACCTATCGACATGATCTCAACATCGGAAGTAGCAGTTTCATTAACGATCGACGATACCCGAAATCTTGAATCGATAAAAGAAGAACTGGACAATTTTGGTACGGTAATTATCGACCAGGATATGACCATCGTTTGTATTGTTGGCGATATTATACAGGAAGAGCAAGGTTTTGCACCTAAGGTGTTTAAAGCACTTGATGGTATTCCTATTCGTATGATTTCTTACGGCGGAAGTAAGCACAATATTTCAGTTTTGGTGCCAACTGAACGCAAGAAAGAGACATTACAAGCTTTAAGCGATAACTTATTGAATGGCTAG
- a CDS encoding helix-turn-helix domain-containing protein has product MKTNKQLQLAFDFVQYTGQNIFLTGKAGTGKTTFLKSLKEQSPKRMVVVAPTGVAAINAAGVTIHSFFQLSFAPQVGHESKHSSEQRFTKEKINIMRSLDLLVIDEVSMVRADILDAIDRTLRRFKNRRLPFGGAQVLMIGDLQQLAPVVKNEEWGLLRREYDTPYFFSSKALREFPHVSIELTEVFRQQDEKFISVLNKVRENKLDEEARQLLNTRHIPDFVPGDEDGYITLCTHNVSAQRINDSKLGALTGKKEVFTASVEGKFPEYSYPTDFKLELKVGAQVMFVKNDSNPEKRFYNGKIGQVQSIEKDRVFVLCPGEEEEIEVEAQNWENYKYSIDKESGEIREEMEGMFTQVPLKLAWAITIHKSQGLTFEKAIIDAEASFAHGQVYVALSRCKSLEGMVLSSPIAGRSIINDQKVSGFIRDVEENQPGEPELNAAKLAFQKEQLVEIFRFYRSENLLRNIVRLVNENKGSFPEVTITQLEKMRNEHESQIVIVAAKFHNQITDLLRQQPDVYQNEILQERIKKAAAYFGEKVQHIMADGIKKVDLEVDNKEIKRQLKRYVNDLKDDVQLKLTAFESCLEGFDVKRLMDSRAKTLVKQSKSSGKQKAKEITDFENIPNPELFEQLRNYRTEKAGELEIPPFMIFSQKVLYALVTYLPTDAASLKLINGLGPRKITQFGADIAAIIQHYCNENNIEKGEIPLQEAKKEKKKKVDTKLLSFELFNSGKSIDDIAKERALSGNTIEGHLAHYVKLGELEATRLVDEAKLKKIADYFEKAEDKSFGVAKSHFGNEVSYGELRIGLSYWEFQNNNS; this is encoded by the coding sequence ATGAAAACCAACAAACAACTCCAATTAGCTTTTGATTTTGTACAATATACCGGACAAAATATTTTTCTCACCGGGAAGGCCGGAACCGGAAAAACCACTTTTTTGAAAAGCTTGAAAGAGCAGTCTCCCAAACGAATGGTAGTGGTTGCGCCAACGGGTGTTGCTGCTATAAATGCGGCAGGAGTTACTATTCATTCATTTTTTCAATTGTCGTTTGCACCGCAGGTGGGGCACGAGAGTAAACACAGCAGCGAACAGCGGTTTACTAAAGAAAAGATAAATATTATGCGAAGCCTCGATCTTTTGGTAATTGATGAGGTGAGTATGGTAAGGGCCGATATTTTGGATGCCATTGACCGCACGCTGCGTCGTTTTAAAAACCGGCGCTTACCTTTTGGTGGCGCGCAGGTGTTGATGATCGGTGATTTGCAACAGCTGGCCCCGGTAGTAAAAAACGAAGAGTGGGGATTGTTACGCCGCGAATACGATACGCCTTATTTCTTCAGCAGCAAAGCACTGCGCGAGTTTCCGCATGTGAGTATCGAACTTACCGAGGTATTTCGTCAGCAGGATGAAAAGTTTATTTCGGTATTGAATAAGGTGCGCGAGAATAAACTGGATGAAGAAGCGCGGCAACTTTTAAACACGCGGCATATTCCTGATTTTGTTCCCGGAGACGAGGACGGTTACATAACACTTTGTACGCACAATGTGAGTGCGCAACGTATCAACGACTCAAAACTGGGTGCTTTAACCGGGAAAAAGGAAGTTTTTACTGCTTCGGTTGAGGGGAAATTCCCTGAATATTCGTATCCAACTGATTTTAAGCTTGAACTGAAAGTCGGTGCCCAGGTAATGTTTGTTAAAAACGATTCCAATCCTGAAAAGCGCTTTTATAACGGAAAGATCGGTCAGGTGCAGTCGATTGAAAAAGACCGTGTTTTTGTGCTGTGTCCGGGCGAAGAAGAGGAGATTGAAGTTGAAGCTCAAAACTGGGAAAACTATAAATACTCAATCGATAAAGAGTCGGGCGAAATCCGCGAAGAAATGGAAGGAATGTTCACCCAGGTTCCGTTGAAGCTGGCGTGGGCAATAACCATTCACAAAAGTCAGGGATTAACATTCGAGAAGGCTATTATAGATGCCGAAGCTTCATTTGCACATGGGCAGGTTTATGTGGCGTTGAGTCGTTGCAAATCGCTGGAAGGAATGGTGCTTTCATCGCCAATCGCCGGACGTAGCATTATCAATGATCAAAAAGTAAGTGGTTTTATTCGCGATGTGGAAGAGAACCAACCCGGTGAACCGGAACTAAATGCTGCAAAACTGGCCTTTCAAAAAGAGCAGTTGGTAGAAATTTTCCGCTTTTATCGCTCGGAAAATTTATTACGAAACATTGTAAGACTGGTAAATGAAAACAAGGGGAGTTTCCCGGAAGTTACGATCACGCAGCTGGAGAAAATGCGTAATGAGCATGAAAGTCAGATTGTTATCGTGGCAGCCAAATTCCATAACCAGATTACTGATTTGTTGAGGCAGCAACCTGATGTGTATCAAAACGAAATTTTGCAGGAACGCATAAAAAAAGCAGCTGCCTATTTTGGAGAAAAGGTACAACATATTATGGCCGATGGAATTAAAAAAGTTGATCTGGAAGTTGATAACAAGGAGATAAAACGTCAGCTGAAACGTTATGTGAACGACCTGAAAGATGATGTGCAATTAAAACTAACTGCATTTGAATCGTGCCTCGAAGGGTTTGATGTAAAACGACTGATGGACTCGCGCGCCAAAACGTTGGTGAAACAAAGTAAATCCTCAGGAAAACAAAAGGCAAAAGAAATTACTGATTTCGAAAATATCCCAAATCCTGAATTATTTGAGCAACTTCGAAACTACCGAACGGAAAAAGCCGGCGAGCTTGAGATTCCTCCGTTTATGATTTTTTCGCAAAAAGTACTGTATGCACTGGTAACGTACCTGCCTACCGACGCCGCATCGTTAAAACTAATTAATGGTTTGGGGCCTCGAAAAATAACGCAGTTTGGAGCTGATATCGCAGCTATTATCCAGCATTATTGTAACGAGAATAATATTGAAAAAGGTGAGATTCCCTTACAGGAAGCCAAAAAAGAGAAGAAGAAGAAAGTGGATACGAAGCTGCTTAGTTTCGAGTTGTTTAATTCCGGGAAATCCATTGACGATATTGCAAAAGAACGTGCCCTATCGGGAAATACCATTGAGGGACATTTGGCTCATTACGTTAAGTTGGGAGAGCTGGAAGCTACGCGTTTGGTAGACGAAGCGAAACTGAAAAAAATAGCCGACTATTTTGAAAAAGCAGAGGATAAATCTTTTGGTGTGGCAAAGTCACATTTTGGCAACGAGGTTAGTTATGGCGAGTTGCGGATTGGTTTGAGTTATTGGGAGTTTCAAAATAATAATTCTTGA
- a CDS encoding alpha/beta hydrolase encodes MTENIDLPKAINAAGVPATFANERYGNHERNTFDIWLADSDQPTPIVMYIHGGGFIGGDKSRYYDSEDWVRLLNAGISIASINYRFMSEPPYGILGSMNDSKRCLQYIRANAEKYNVDKTRIACSGGSAGAGTSLWLAFSDDMAEAESDDPVLRESTNIVCAAAFSTQSTYDILRWPEIIGIPPYQNPEDLLSIARVFGLKSAEGIDLFAQKEIRSELDFLDKMTKGAMPFFVFNHYDGGIPTNEDELHHHPLHAKALKDRAEEVGIEAIVYAPAIGISHPSGKDVVEFFIEKLL; translated from the coding sequence ATGACCGAAAATATAGATTTGCCTAAAGCTATAAATGCTGCGGGCGTGCCTGCAACTTTCGCCAACGAACGCTACGGCAATCACGAACGAAATACTTTTGACATTTGGCTGGCCGATTCAGATCAGCCTACTCCGATTGTAATGTACATTCATGGTGGTGGTTTTATTGGTGGCGACAAAAGCCGCTATTACGATTCGGAAGATTGGGTACGTTTGCTCAATGCCGGTATTTCAATTGCCAGCATTAATTATCGTTTTATGAGCGAGCCTCCGTACGGAATTTTGGGAAGCATGAACGACTCAAAACGCTGCTTGCAATACATTCGGGCCAATGCCGAAAAATATAATGTTGATAAAACCCGTATTGCCTGCAGTGGCGGTTCGGCCGGAGCCGGAACTTCGTTGTGGCTGGCTTTTTCGGATGATATGGCAGAGGCAGAAAGTGATGATCCTGTTTTAAGAGAATCAACAAATATTGTATGTGCAGCTGCTTTTTCAACCCAGTCGACCTACGATATTTTGCGCTGGCCCGAGATAATCGGAATTCCACCTTATCAAAATCCGGAAGACTTGCTGAGTATTGCCCGTGTTTTTGGATTAAAATCGGCTGAGGGAATTGACCTTTTTGCACAAAAAGAGATCCGCTCAGAACTTGATTTTCTGGATAAAATGACGAAAGGTGCGATGCCGTTTTTTGTGTTTAATCATTACGACGGGGGCATCCCAACCAACGAAGACGAATTACATCATCATCCGTTGCATGCCAAGGCACTAAAAGACCGTGCCGAAGAAGTTGGTATAGAGGCAATTGTTTATGCTCCGGCAATCGGAATTTCACATCCTTCGGGTAAAGATGTGGTTGAATTTTTTATCGAAAAGCTATTGTAG
- a CDS encoding MBL fold metallo-hydrolase: MLEICAIASGSNGNCYYIGNENSAILIDAGISTKQILKRMDERGLDSGKLRALFITHEHSDHMRGARVMGKRLHIPVYMTVKTYDGSYKNLRPDNPCFFTCDETIEVDKFTVHPVKKFHDAADPCSFRISYNNLNIGVFTDIGEACDNVKEHVAKCNALFLESNYDEKMLWGGRYPQFLKERVASNVGHLSNDQTFELLDKHTNGDLRCVFLSHISKDNNTHKKALETMHPLTDRFEINIASRFEASDVYQLSQDAGHKKQIPNNPQNLKLQFPEF; the protein is encoded by the coding sequence ATGCTCGAAATTTGCGCCATCGCATCAGGAAGTAACGGAAACTGCTATTACATTGGCAACGAAAATTCGGCGATTTTGATCGACGCCGGAATTTCTACCAAGCAGATTCTGAAACGTATGGATGAGCGAGGTTTGGATTCGGGCAAGTTACGGGCACTTTTTATTACCCACGAACACAGCGACCACATGCGCGGTGCACGCGTTATGGGAAAACGGCTTCATATTCCGGTTTACATGACCGTAAAAACCTACGATGGCTCGTATAAAAATCTTCGCCCCGATAACCCGTGTTTTTTTACCTGCGATGAAACGATCGAGGTTGATAAATTTACGGTTCACCCGGTGAAAAAATTCCACGATGCTGCCGATCCCTGTTCATTCCGGATTAGCTACAACAACCTGAACATTGGTGTTTTTACCGACATTGGCGAAGCTTGCGACAATGTAAAAGAGCATGTCGCAAAATGTAATGCGCTGTTCCTGGAATCGAACTACGATGAAAAAATGCTTTGGGGAGGTCGCTATCCACAATTTCTGAAAGAAAGAGTGGCCTCCAATGTTGGGCACCTCTCGAACGACCAGACTTTTGAATTACTGGATAAACACACCAACGGCGATTTAAGATGCGTGTTTCTAAGCCACATTTCAAAAGACAATAACACCCACAAAAAAGCTTTGGAAACCATGCACCCGCTTACCGATCGTTTTGAAATAAACATCGCATCGCGCTTTGAGGCATCCGATGTTTACCAACTTTCACAAGACGCCGGGCATAAAAAACAAATCCCGAACAATCCCCAAAATTTAAAACTTCAGTTTCCTGAGTTTTAA
- a CDS encoding two-component regulator propeller domain-containing protein has translation MKRLCCLLIFNFALLSYAFSRELTFSNYSINEGLSQSVVNCLFQDSLGYIWVGTQNGLNRFDGEHFRIYRYLPNDSFSLSNNWIYAISEDRQGNLWIGTKGGLNKYLREKDCFERINYNTGYDPEVSTHSYNNLLLSNGKMLVHTPPVISVFEPEAQQFSHFQSDVLFDPAIKDVQLPVLEDREGTLWTGCTEGIAVFSFPEEEFTCYPFLYSSGDTVEQANVTELFQDSKSRIWAGTTEGLYLFNREKKGFEEHVFALTSSEEFSFSTCIRSIVENQSGQLIVGTEGNGIFILTEESGQYFIENLTSENSGLAHNIVQSLLIDKSENLWVGTLAGISKTDLKMDKFRLFRDGNSPTSVDLQGNVIAGMLKNDDGKLWIGNWGQGLNIVDPENNEVEHFSSQESGSHYLPNDFVHVVFKDQEGVIWLGTRDGISIWNEQKRLFEDWRQFFNRPDWPALENTRIYHIIQDTNDRFWIGTSVGVFLVAQKSDEVIRFDQQEEGSRKISSNLIYTLLEDSDGLIWMATIGGLDVYNPATDKLIYYNKAEGELSSDFVISLCEDSRRRIWIGTNAALNIFDKNTQQFSYLDEKDGLPSNYIYEIVEDKNQDLWFATGNGLCRYNLDKNEIQVFTPEDGLQSSEFNLRAAFCADDGELLFGGMNGFNTFYPDSLKGNPYVPTIVFTAFTTTSNNQQREINIATESKVVLKHDVQSFTVEFAALEFTNAHKNNYAYKMEGISNEWNEIANRKFVPFFALPAGEYTFSVKGSNNDGVWNQERVSLQIVVLPPWWRSKTAYLSYFILIIIGIWLFIKLRERRLQQEKVRLEKKVLERTIQIKEQNEVIIAKNKELNELNRTKDKFFSIIGHDLRNHFNIIIGFSENLLMSFKNMDAANQERHISNIYKSSIRANGLLGNLLTWARLQRNAITFNPEPINVTEKIRELLRFHDEAALKKNILIEVYAKEELVANADVNMFSTVVRNLLANAIKFTHNDGEIVVSVLNENGWCAVKIKDNGIGIPEDKLRSIFSIESTEVTRGTNGEKGTGLGLVLCKEFVEKHGGKISVESEVGKGSKFMFTLTLNETSI, from the coding sequence ATGAAACGATTGTGCTGTCTTCTGATTTTTAACTTTGCGCTGCTGTCATATGCTTTCTCCCGCGAACTTACTTTTTCTAATTATTCAATCAATGAAGGGCTGTCGCAAAGTGTTGTGAACTGTCTGTTTCAGGATTCCCTGGGATATATCTGGGTGGGTACACAAAACGGCCTGAACCGTTTCGACGGCGAACATTTTAGGATTTATCGTTATCTGCCAAACGATTCTTTTTCCCTTTCTAATAACTGGATTTATGCCATTTCTGAAGACAGGCAGGGGAATTTATGGATCGGCACCAAAGGAGGCCTGAATAAATATCTACGCGAAAAAGATTGTTTTGAGCGAATAAATTATAACACCGGTTACGATCCAGAGGTGAGCACGCACAGTTACAATAACCTCCTTTTAAGCAACGGGAAGATGCTTGTACACACGCCACCGGTAATTTCTGTTTTTGAACCCGAAGCGCAGCAATTTTCGCACTTTCAAAGCGATGTTCTTTTCGATCCTGCTATAAAAGATGTACAACTTCCCGTTTTGGAAGATCGCGAAGGCACACTCTGGACAGGATGCACGGAGGGTATTGCAGTCTTTTCATTTCCCGAAGAAGAATTTACTTGCTACCCGTTTTTGTACAGTAGTGGCGATACGGTGGAGCAGGCAAATGTTACCGAATTATTTCAGGATTCGAAATCCCGAATCTGGGCCGGGACAACCGAAGGATTATATCTTTTTAATCGTGAAAAGAAAGGATTTGAAGAGCACGTTTTTGCACTAACATCAAGCGAAGAATTTTCTTTTAGCACTTGCATTCGTAGCATCGTTGAAAACCAATCGGGGCAACTGATTGTGGGGACGGAAGGTAACGGGATTTTTATTCTGACTGAAGAATCGGGGCAATACTTCATTGAGAATCTAACCTCGGAAAACAGCGGGCTGGCGCATAATATTGTTCAGAGTTTATTGATCGACAAATCGGAAAACCTGTGGGTAGGTACATTGGCCGGTATCAGCAAAACCGATTTAAAAATGGATAAGTTCCGGCTTTTCCGAGATGGAAACTCGCCAACATCGGTTGATCTGCAGGGAAATGTAATTGCCGGAATGCTAAAAAATGATGATGGAAAACTGTGGATCGGTAACTGGGGACAAGGACTAAATATTGTTGATCCGGAAAACAATGAGGTGGAACATTTTTCATCGCAGGAAAGTGGTAGTCATTATCTGCCAAACGATTTTGTTCATGTAGTCTTTAAGGATCAAGAGGGAGTAATTTGGCTAGGGACACGGGATGGAATCTCTATTTGGAATGAACAGAAAAGGTTGTTTGAAGATTGGCGGCAATTTTTTAATCGCCCCGACTGGCCTGCATTGGAAAACACCCGTATTTATCACATCATTCAGGATACAAACGATCGTTTCTGGATCGGCACTTCGGTTGGAGTTTTTCTTGTAGCCCAAAAATCAGATGAGGTTATACGATTTGATCAGCAGGAAGAAGGTTCGAGAAAAATTAGTTCGAACCTGATTTATACTTTGTTGGAAGATTCTGACGGATTGATTTGGATGGCAACAATTGGTGGTTTGGATGTCTATAATCCGGCAACAGATAAGCTAATATATTACAACAAAGCAGAAGGAGAGCTAAGCAGCGATTTTGTTATTTCGTTGTGTGAAGACAGCCGGCGAAGAATTTGGATCGGTACCAATGCGGCACTCAATATTTTTGACAAAAATACACAGCAGTTTAGCTATTTGGATGAGAAAGATGGCCTGCCCAGTAATTACATTTACGAGATTGTTGAAGACAAGAATCAGGATTTATGGTTTGCCACAGGCAATGGTTTGTGTCGGTACAATCTGGATAAAAATGAGATACAGGTTTTTACTCCCGAAGATGGATTGCAAAGTTCTGAATTTAACCTTCGTGCAGCATTTTGTGCCGACGATGGCGAGTTACTATTTGGCGGAATGAATGGTTTTAACACTTTTTACCCCGACTCGTTGAAAGGCAATCCATATGTGCCAACTATTGTTTTTACGGCTTTTACAACCACCAGTAACAATCAACAACGCGAGATAAATATTGCAACAGAATCGAAGGTGGTTTTAAAACACGATGTACAATCGTTTACCGTTGAATTTGCTGCCCTTGAATTTACCAATGCACACAAAAACAATTATGCCTATAAAATGGAGGGCATTTCAAACGAGTGGAATGAAATTGCAAACCGCAAGTTTGTACCATTTTTTGCTTTGCCGGCCGGCGAATATACTTTTTCGGTTAAGGGCTCAAATAACGATGGTGTTTGGAATCAGGAAAGAGTGAGCTTGCAGATCGTAGTTCTGCCTCCGTGGTGGCGAAGTAAAACGGCTTACCTGTCTTATTTTATACTGATCATTATCGGCATCTGGTTATTTATAAAATTGCGCGAACGACGTCTACAGCAGGAAAAAGTCAGGCTGGAGAAAAAAGTGTTGGAACGTACGATTCAGATTAAAGAGCAGAACGAAGTAATTATCGCTAAAAACAAAGAATTGAACGAGCTAAATCGTACAAAAGACAAATTCTTCTCCATAATCGGGCACGATCTTCGTAATCATTTTAATATCATTATTGGCTTTTCCGAAAATCTGCTGATGAGTTTCAAAAATATGGATGCAGCCAATCAGGAGCGCCATATTTCGAATATTTACAAATCGTCGATACGGGCTAATGGCTTGTTGGGTAATCTGTTAACCTGGGCAAGGTTGCAGCGAAATGCCATCACCTTTAATCCTGAGCCAATAAATGTTACCGAAAAAATCAGGGAGTTATTACGTTTTCATGATGAGGCCGCGTTAAAAAAGAATATACTGATTGAAGTGTATGCAAAAGAAGAACTTGTTGCCAATGCCGATGTGAATATGTTCTCTACAGTCGTGCGAAACCTGCTTGCCAATGCGATAAAATTTACGCACAACGATGGAGAAATAGTGGTTTCTGTATTAAACGAAAACGGCTGGTGCGCAGTGAAAATCAAAGATAACGGAATTGGAATACCAGAAGATAAACTGAGAAGTATTTTCAGTATTGAAAGTACCGAAGTTACCCGGGGAACAAATGGCGAAAAGGGCACCGGACTGGGACTGGTGCTTTGTAAAGAATTTGTTGAGAAGCATGGCGGAAAAATAAGTGTTGAAAGTGAAGTTGGAAAAGGAAGCAAATTTATGTTTACTTTGACTCTTAATGAGACTTCGATATAA
- a CDS encoding transaldolase family protein: protein MIYLADTADIQALKDLYDFFPLTGVTTNPTILKQSGLKLSEAIQNIIEIVDKGSIHVQVMSEKADDMVAEAKTYKSYFNLGDNFYAKIPVSIEGYKAMRILKDAGINVTATAIFTQQQALVASRAGADFVAPYVSRLDNISSHGIEVVGDIVKNTKEFNLDTKVLAASFKTVDQIHRVSMAGAQSATISPELLFQLIKHPMTDISIAQFEEDGEGLYNIF from the coding sequence ATGATTTATCTGGCAGACACCGCAGACATTCAAGCATTAAAGGATTTGTACGATTTTTTTCCATTAACAGGCGTTACCACAAATCCAACCATTTTAAAACAATCGGGTTTAAAACTATCAGAAGCGATTCAAAACATTATTGAAATTGTTGACAAAGGAAGCATTCACGTTCAGGTGATGTCTGAAAAAGCCGATGATATGGTAGCCGAGGCGAAAACCTACAAAAGCTACTTTAATCTGGGCGATAATTTTTATGCAAAAATCCCCGTATCGATAGAAGGTTACAAAGCCATGCGCATACTAAAAGATGCAGGTATAAATGTAACGGCAACAGCTATTTTTACACAACAGCAGGCATTGGTAGCATCGCGCGCCGGAGCCGATTTTGTTGCACCTTACGTTAGCCGATTGGACAATATTTCGTCGCACGGAATTGAAGTTGTTGGCGACATTGTAAAAAACACCAAAGAATTTAATCTGGATACCAAAGTACTGGCAGCCAGTTTCAAAACTGTCGACCAGATTCACCGTGTGAGTATGGCCGGAGCACAGTCGGCGACTATCAGCCCGGAGTTGCTTTTCCAGCTGATCAAACACCCAATGACCGATATCAGCATTGCACAGTTTGAAGAAGACGGCGAAGGTTTGTACAATATCTTTTAG
- a CDS encoding M23 family metallopeptidase yields the protein MIFRRGGIFCLLLFAVFVAFGQSKIVTALDVSNVEKNINVEGFRASLDSFPESAQKGYLEQFIVPGNDGYIISRFGPRSGRMHYGTDIKMYKGDTIVATQSGVIARSNWGYGFGRLVVIQHRNNIQTYYAHLTKFLKNKGDKVEKGEPIGLAGSTGRARGSHLHFEMRENGQPFDPELVFDFKEEKIRDDAYDMESLMALHKKLKPKGYSTNVAVPEYYKVRSGDSLWVISRKFKTSINELCRLNNISENSVLRIGQPLRMY from the coding sequence ATGATATTTAGACGAGGGGGAATTTTTTGTTTGCTGCTTTTTGCAGTGTTTGTTGCTTTCGGGCAAAGTAAAATAGTTACTGCTTTGGATGTTTCAAATGTGGAGAAAAACATAAATGTAGAGGGTTTCAGAGCTTCATTGGATAGCTTCCCGGAATCGGCACAGAAAGGCTACCTGGAGCAGTTTATTGTTCCCGGAAATGACGGATATATTATCAGTCGTTTTGGCCCGCGCTCGGGGCGTATGCACTACGGCACCGATATAAAAATGTATAAAGGCGATACTATCGTGGCAACACAAAGCGGCGTTATTGCCCGTTCGAACTGGGGGTATGGTTTTGGGCGGCTGGTGGTTATTCAACATCGAAATAATATTCAAACGTATTACGCTCATCTTACTAAATTTCTGAAGAATAAAGGCGATAAAGTGGAAAAGGGAGAACCGATTGGTTTGGCCGGAAGTACAGGGCGCGCACGTGGTTCGCATTTGCACTTTGAGATGCGCGAAAACGGACAGCCTTTTGATCCCGAACTGGTGTTTGATTTTAAAGAAGAAAAAATACGCGACGACGCATACGATATGGAAAGTTTAATGGCGCTACACAAAAAGCTAAAACCAAAAGGTTACTCTACAAATGTTGCAGTGCCCGAATATTACAAGGTGCGATCGGGCGATTCGCTGTGGGTGATCTCTCGGAAGTTTAAAACATCGATTAATGAGTTGTGCCGTTTGAACAATATTTCGGAAAACTCCGTATTGCGAATTGGGCAACCACTGAGAATGTACTAG